CTGAGTTCTTTGAATAGACGCATCGGTTAAATTCAGATCGTTTTGAGATGCATCTTCTAATTCAGAGGGTGGGTTTATATTGGATTCGCCAGAATTTTCTCCGGAAAATGCTGCCACATTTCCCCGTTTTTGTGCAATCAAGCGGGCATTCATCGGACTTAAGCCTTCTCCCCTTTCGCCTTCTCCCCTTTCGCCTTCTCCCCTTTCGAATGACGCACCGACGAGGGTAAGTACGGCTTGATGTGATGTCCAGCTTAAAATGACCCGGTAGTCTTCCCCATTCTTTTCCACCTGCCACAGGCGAACTGCTTTATCGCTCCCACCGGTTGCCAGTATCATCGCGCCTTCTACTGTCTTTTGCCACGCAACCGACTGAACACCCCCGTTAAAACCTTTAATTGTCGCCACCCATTGTTTTGAGCCTACCAACCATAACTTCACATTCCCATCACCTCCCCCAGAGGCCACCCACCTGCCGTCTGGCGAAAAGCTCACACTCTTTACCATCCCCCCATGATCGTAATATGGGGTAACCCTCTCCATATCATAATCATAACACTCGTGCCCAAATATACGTCTATCGAGCTCACAACTTTCCGTCTTTTTGCTTTCTACGTGCCATAGCCTCACCGTATTGTCTTCACTCCCAGAGGCTAACCATTCTCCAACTGGCGAAAAACTCACACTCGATACCTGACTATTATGAACATTTCTCGACTCGCCCACCAGCTCGAACACTTCATCTTTCCCCCCCCACAGTATCACCCTCCGACTCAATTCTCCAGAGGCTAACCAGTTCCCGACTGGCGAAAAACTCACACTCAATACTTGACTACTATGATCTCTCAACGTGTGCCACGACTCGGACGATTCGTTTCTTACGCGCCACAGCTTCACAGTACAGTCCCAACTCCCTGAAGCCAACCACTGCCCATCAGGCGAAAAGCTCACACTAGACACACAACCATCATGTTCCTCATACGTCCGCACCAGTTTGCGTGACTCGTTTTCTACGCCCCACAGCTTCACAGTACCGTCATAACTCCCAGAGGCCAACCACTGCCCATCAGGCGAAAAGCTCACACTAGACACACCCTTACTATGTCCTTTATACGTGTGCGCTAACCCGCATAGCTCGCTTTTTACATCCCACAGCTTCACAGTACCGTCCCAACTCCCCGAGGCTAACCACATATCGTCTGACGAAAAGCTCACACTACTCACTCCACCATTATGTCCTTCATACCTGTGCTCGAGCTCACGCAATTCGCTTTTTAAATCCCACAGCTTCACAGTATGGTCATCACTCCCAGAAGCTAACCATTTCTCATCTGACGAAAAACTCACGCTAATCACACAAGCACTATGCCCTTCATACGTATGTACCGGTTCGCACGATTCGCTTTCTACCCGCCACAGCTTCACAGCACGGTCACCACCTCCAGAGGCTAACCAATTCCCCTGTGAAGAAAAGCTCACACTAGTCACTCTACCGTCATGCCTATATATGCGTTTCAGCACCAGCAATTCGTTTTCTAGGCTCCACAACCTCACAGTCTTGTCATCACTCCCAGAGGCTAACCAGTTCCCCTGTAACGAAAAGCTCACGCTATTTACCGTATCACTATGTGCTGTATATCTGAGCGCGTCTGACTCGCGCGAGCCGCTTTTTACATGCCACAGCTTCATGCTATTGTCATTACCCCCAGAGGCCAACCACGTCTCGTCTGACGAAAAGCTCACGCTATTCACTCCACCATTATGTCCTTCATACACATACTCCGCCCCAGGCAATTTACTTTCTACGTTCCACAGCTTCACGCTCCCATCAATCCCTCCAGAGGCCAACCACATATCGTCTGACGAAAAGCCCACACTCATTACATCTCCATCATGCCCTTCATACACACACTCCGGCTCGCGAGATTCGTTTTCTAGATTCCATAGACTCACGCCCCCGTCTCCACTTCCAGAGGCTAACCATTTCCACTTTGACGAAAAGCTCACACTAGTCACTTCCCATTTGTGGCCTCTATACCGACGCACCGGTTCTAAAGAGCTCTCAGCCTGGTACAAGCTCTCAGCCTGGTATAGTTCAATCAGGCCACACGGAGCACTCTGCCCCTGTCCCGTTCCAACTGCCAACCAGCCTCCATTAGAGGAGAAGCTACACGCTCCAACAGATTCTTTGAACTCTAACGCTGGCTTTTCCCCAAATTCAACATCAGCTAGCTTTGCTCCATTGAAATTGGCTTCACGTAACCACGCGCCTCGGAATTTCACTTTGCTTAAATCTGCACCTTCGAATCTGGCGTGGTCAAATACCCCATAACTTAAATCTGCCTCCGAGGCATGAATATTGTCGAAATTCACTCCATTGAATTGCACTCCTGCTCTGACCAAAATTGTCAGTGCATTCGCCGCTGCGGTTTGAACCTTTTCTTTTTTCGTCTTTGAATCCTCGACCCACACGCGTAACTGTTGTTCGAATACTGGCTCCTGTTTCACGCGCTCTGCTAAAAATTGAAGTACCGCTGGGTCTTTATTAATAAGATTTAACGTATTGAACTTGATATCTTCTGCGTTATTTTTCCCAGTAGATTCTTCAATTTCGCCCCATATTTTCCGCGCCGCAAAATAATCACGTAA
The Mycoavidus cysteinexigens genome window above contains:
- a CDS encoding NACHT domain-containing protein, which gives rise to MLPSISNQSTQPSSPSYFSQLASALSNTQARTDDSSESKVQIGNGFINNLTIGNNNTANSHIHLAASDSKLLETLMLQHIFALQPNIKPLVNLDVAIEKLREKYLEGLQEDNEIKDALSNYVAPEGMGLYDSTRFDLKSKVQDFLNSDKKVLLLLGEAGSGKSTFNRDLAVSVWETYVQSGKSENMPIPVFIGLSSLSGPGRNLVSAFFEKQGFSKEQIKELQNKHRFVLILDGFDEIEHRQQVFYKDNELDDWKGSKIIISSRPEYLGSNYQYKFHPSGERIALQEYRLAPFSEETIKRYIDRYSEMHPHALWGAEKYKKELEEPSLKELVSNPFLLKITLSVLPELSQRHQVENQRLTRIAIYEQFVKSWFDRSQQRLNQILEVGSKERKEFKDMERAGFEGFGMDFSQELALEMYQAREVTTHYQAIAYAKWKKNNSAPEGDWRRRLLGDEETSTVLMRLNSLLICQSGSNDLGKEYRFIHKSLRDYFAARKIWGEIEESTGKNNAEDIKFNTLNLINKDPAVLQFLAERVKQEPVFEQQLRVWVEDSKTKKEKVQTAAANALTILVRAGVQFNGVNFDNIHASEADLSYGVFDHARFEGADLSKVKFRGAWLREANFNGAKLADVEFGEKPALEFKESVGACSFSSNGGWLAVGTGQGQSAPCGLIELYQAESLYQAESSLEPVRRYRGHKWEVTSVSFSSKWKWLASGSGDGGVSLWNLENESREPECVYEGHDGDVMSVGFSSDDMWLASGGIDGSVKLWNVESKLPGAEYVYEGHNGGVNSVSFSSDETWLASGGNDNSMKLWHVKSGSRESDALRYTAHSDTVNSVSFSLQGNWLASGSDDKTVRLWSLENELLVLKRIYRHDGRVTSVSFSSQGNWLASGGGDRAVKLWRVESESCEPVHTYEGHSACVISVSFSSDEKWLASGSDDHTVKLWDLKSELRELEHRYEGHNGGVSSVSFSSDDMWLASGSWDGTVKLWDVKSELCGLAHTYKGHSKGVSSVSFSPDGQWLASGSYDGTVKLWGVENESRKLVRTYEEHDGCVSSVSFSPDGQWLASGSWDCTVKLWRVRNESSESWHTLRDHSSQVLSVSFSPVGNWLASGELSRRVILWGGKDEVFELVGESRNVHNSQVSSVSFSPVGEWLASGSEDNTVRLWHVESKKTESCELDRRIFGHECYDYDMERVTPYYDHGGMVKSVSFSPDGRWVASGGGDGNVKLWLVGSKQWVATIKGFNGGVQSVAWQKTVEGAMILATGGSDKAVRLWQVEKNGEDYRVILSWTSHQAVLTLVGASFERGEGERGEGERGEGLSPMNARLIAQKRGNVAAFSGENSGESNINPPSELEDASQNDLNLTDASIQRTQDFSLTDR